The following proteins come from a genomic window of Thermosinus carboxydivorans Nor1:
- a CDS encoding molybdate transporter family protein: MRLNRFELAGSLADIGVLLPLVVALAATSGINPFIALLACGLFYLVTGLYYRVPVPVQPLKVFCTVALAARLAPEIIHAGALLIGFLFLALSMPTVMQAIKKLFPLPVIRGIQLGTGLLLVDSGIKLFKTPQVIIGGPAETVALFGMTLPASLLLGIVFTGLLLIAMPHPKYPAALLVVTAGAALAILFGARLTPANPATFSLPELPATSAFLQAFWLLVLPQIPLSLGNAIIATENTLKTYFAGQADRVKANRLAFGMGLFNLLAGLAGGIPCCHGCGGVTAHYRFGARTGMATVLAGLFYILLAAAVYYFGVSVFAFFPYPILGVLLIYVGIEHGLLIQDVQSRQDLAVVIIIAAVTMATRDMTVAFLTGIAFRQIIVVRRILE; this comes from the coding sequence ATGCGGCTAAACCGGTTTGAACTGGCCGGCAGCCTGGCTGACATCGGCGTCCTCCTGCCGCTTGTCGTTGCCCTGGCCGCCACAAGTGGCATTAACCCCTTCATTGCGCTCTTGGCCTGCGGGCTCTTTTATCTCGTGACAGGGCTGTATTACCGCGTGCCCGTTCCCGTGCAGCCCCTGAAAGTGTTCTGCACCGTAGCGCTGGCCGCAAGGCTTGCCCCGGAGATAATCCACGCCGGGGCGCTGCTCATTGGTTTTTTGTTCCTGGCGCTATCCATGCCGACCGTGATGCAGGCTATAAAAAAGCTCTTTCCCCTGCCGGTGATCCGCGGCATCCAGCTGGGCACCGGCCTGCTGCTGGTCGACAGCGGCATTAAGCTGTTCAAAACCCCTCAGGTCATTATCGGCGGACCGGCAGAAACGGTGGCGTTGTTCGGAATGACTTTGCCAGCCAGCCTGCTGTTAGGCATCGTCTTTACCGGCCTCTTGCTTATAGCCATGCCGCACCCCAAATATCCGGCCGCCCTTCTCGTAGTGACCGCCGGCGCCGCATTAGCTATTCTGTTCGGCGCCCGACTGACGCCCGCCAATCCGGCTACCTTTAGTCTGCCGGAACTCCCTGCCACTTCTGCCTTTCTCCAGGCCTTTTGGCTGCTCGTGCTGCCCCAAATTCCGCTCAGCCTTGGCAACGCCATCATTGCCACGGAAAACACGCTCAAAACCTATTTTGCCGGGCAGGCCGACCGGGTTAAAGCCAACCGGCTGGCCTTCGGCATGGGCCTTTTCAACCTGCTGGCCGGCTTGGCCGGCGGTATCCCCTGCTGCCACGGCTGCGGCGGCGTCACCGCCCATTACCGCTTCGGCGCCCGGACGGGCATGGCTACTGTTTTGGCCGGCCTGTTTTACATCTTGCTAGCGGCAGCGGTGTATTACTTTGGCGTCTCGGTCTTCGCATTTTTCCCTTACCCTATATTGGGTGTACTGCTCATTTATGTCGGCATTGAACACGGCCTGCTCATTCAGGACGTCCAGTCCCGTCAGGACCTGGCGGTTGTTATCATTATTGCGGCGGTGACGATGGCGACCCGGGACATGACGGTTGCCTTTCTCACTGGCATCGCCTTTCGGCAGATTAT
- a CDS encoding YqaA family protein: MDQLLQLFLEYGLIGLVIASFTESFISPVLPDLLLIPLALAAPDKAIVYAMAATAASVAGGVIGYFLGGRYGAVLIKRIVPERHIAAIRRWTEAYGPWAIILAALAPIPYKFVSISAGVFRISFGVFLLASAFGRAKRFLLEGVLIYYYGPQAIDLIKKYSDDTVLVICAVVIVAGVLIRRLRSAGAPTPPTE; encoded by the coding sequence ATGGACCAGCTGCTGCAGTTATTCTTAGAGTACGGCCTTATTGGGCTGGTTATCGCGTCTTTCACCGAATCGTTTATTTCGCCAGTCCTCCCTGACCTTTTGCTTATTCCGCTCGCGCTTGCCGCGCCGGACAAAGCCATTGTTTACGCCATGGCGGCCACGGCGGCGTCGGTAGCCGGCGGCGTTATCGGCTATTTTCTCGGCGGCCGGTATGGGGCAGTGCTGATTAAACGGATCGTACCAGAGCGGCACATTGCTGCCATCCGGCGCTGGACTGAGGCGTATGGCCCCTGGGCGATTATTTTGGCGGCGCTGGCGCCCATTCCGTATAAATTTGTAAGCATCAGCGCCGGCGTTTTCCGGATAAGTTTTGGCGTCTTTCTCCTTGCTTCCGCTTTTGGCCGGGCCAAACGCTTCCTGCTGGAAGGGGTGCTCATTTACTACTATGGGCCGCAGGCCATTGACCTGATAAAAAAGTATTCCGACGACACCGTCCTTGTCATTTGCGCGGTCGTAATTGTTGCGGGCGTGCTCATCAGGCGGCTGCGGTCAGCAGGTGCGCCGACTCCGCCGACGGAATAA